Proteins from a single region of bacterium:
- a CDS encoding 3-isopropylmalate dehydrogenase codes for MYKIALLPCDGIGPEVVAEGLKVLEVVARKFSLKYETIPYDIGGERYLKTGEVLPDSVMDELRQVDAIYLGAVGHPDVQPGILEHGILLKLRFDLDQYVNLRPVKLYPGVDTPLKDKGPEDIDFVVVRENTEDMYVGIGGSMKKGTPDEVATQLAVYTRKGTERIIRYAFELARQRAKNNTITMVDKANVLTHGHDLWTRTYAEVGQEYSDITQEHAFVDACCMWFVKNPEWFDVIVTTNMFGDIITDLGAMIQGGMGVAASGNINPEGVSMFEPIHGSAPKHAGLGKACPIAAIAAVQMMLETLGEAAAAQAIDTAITTALATGKVPTTTGPEGATQQTGDLVASLI; via the coding sequence ATGTACAAGATCGCTTTGCTGCCCTGTGATGGTATCGGCCCGGAGGTTGTCGCCGAGGGCCTCAAGGTGCTGGAGGTCGTGGCCCGCAAGTTCAGCCTGAAGTATGAGACGATCCCCTATGACATCGGCGGCGAACGCTACCTGAAGACCGGCGAGGTGCTGCCGGATTCAGTCATGGATGAGCTGCGCCAGGTGGACGCGATCTACCTGGGGGCGGTTGGCCACCCCGACGTGCAGCCGGGCATCCTCGAGCACGGCATCCTGCTGAAGCTGCGCTTCGACCTGGATCAGTACGTGAATCTGCGGCCCGTGAAGCTGTACCCCGGCGTGGACACGCCCCTGAAGGACAAGGGGCCCGAGGACATTGACTTCGTGGTCGTGCGCGAGAACACCGAGGACATGTATGTGGGCATTGGCGGGAGCATGAAGAAGGGGACGCCCGATGAGGTGGCCACCCAGCTCGCGGTGTACACCCGCAAGGGCACCGAGCGGATCATCCGCTACGCCTTCGAGCTGGCCCGCCAGCGCGCCAAGAACAACACCATCACCATGGTGGATAAGGCCAACGTGCTGACCCACGGCCACGACCTGTGGACGCGGACATATGCCGAGGTCGGCCAGGAGTACTCCGACATCACCCAGGAGCACGCCTTCGTAGACGCCTGCTGCATGTGGTTCGTCAAGAACCCCGAGTGGTTCGACGTGATCGTGACGACCAACATGTTCGGCGACATCATCACGGACCTGGGCGCGATGATCCAGGGCGGGATGGGCGTGGCGGCCTCGGGCAACATCAACCCCGAGGGCGTCTCGATGTTCGAGCCGATCCACGGCAGCGCGCCCAAGCACGCCGGCCTGGGCAAGGCCTGCCCGATCGCGGCCATCGCGGCGGTGCAGATGATGCTCGAGACGCTGGGCGAAGCGGCCGCCGCGCAGGCGATAGACACGGCCATCACCACGGCGCTGGCCACCGGCAAGGTGCCGACGACGACGGGGCCGGAGGGCGCGACGCAGCAGACCGGCGACCTGGTGGCCAGCCTGATCTGA